One Fibrobacter sp. UWB16 DNA window includes the following coding sequences:
- the plsX gene encoding phosphate acyltransferase PlsX → MIKVALDAMGGDYAPSVCIEGAVSAVKKNPNIHVVLCGPEAEVKASLEKLGYTGNQISVVDAPDPVAMDEHPVMVVKKKQHSGLVTCVALQKKGLVDASVSAGNSGAMMASCLMILGKTCDEFSRPPIGVALPTKDRRIVLVDGGANVDERASTLVDFAIAGSAFAEAYLGIENPKVGLLNMGEEEHKGPAVLQETYQLLKSAPVNFMGNIEGRDLIAGKADVVATSGYTGNVVLKLLEGFFEMHQEMFGTIDTPAGKRFAEMWDYRATGGALLLGLNGIGIIAHGRSDALAIEKAVEVAAKYAEADVANKVNARLAAIKSEEAPKA, encoded by the coding sequence GTGATCAAAGTTGCACTGGATGCCATGGGTGGCGATTACGCCCCGAGTGTTTGCATTGAAGGCGCCGTTAGCGCAGTCAAGAAAAACCCCAATATTCATGTGGTTCTCTGCGGACCGGAGGCCGAGGTCAAGGCTTCTCTCGAGAAGCTTGGTTACACCGGCAATCAGATTTCCGTAGTTGATGCTCCGGATCCTGTGGCTATGGATGAACATCCTGTCATGGTGGTCAAGAAGAAGCAACATTCTGGCTTGGTGACTTGCGTTGCCTTGCAGAAGAAAGGTCTTGTGGACGCTTCTGTCAGTGCCGGTAACTCTGGCGCTATGATGGCTAGCTGCCTCATGATCCTCGGTAAGACTTGCGACGAGTTCTCCCGTCCGCCTATCGGGGTTGCACTTCCGACAAAGGATCGCCGCATTGTGTTGGTCGATGGCGGTGCAAACGTTGATGAACGTGCTTCCACTCTCGTTGACTTTGCCATTGCAGGTTCTGCATTCGCCGAAGCTTACCTCGGAATCGAAAATCCGAAGGTTGGCCTCTTGAACATGGGCGAAGAAGAACACAAGGGCCCGGCGGTTCTCCAGGAAACATACCAGCTCCTCAAGTCCGCCCCGGTTAACTTTATGGGTAACATCGAAGGCCGCGACCTCATCGCAGGTAAGGCCGACGTTGTTGCGACTTCTGGCTATACGGGTAACGTTGTGCTCAAGCTCCTGGAAGGCTTCTTCGAAATGCACCAGGAAATGTTCGGCACAATCGACACTCCGGCTGGCAAGCGCTTTGCCGAAATGTGGGACTATCGCGCTACGGGTGGCGCCTTGTTGCTTGGCCTCAATGGTATTGGCATCATCGCTCACGGTCGTTCCGACGCTCTCGCTATCGAAAAGGCTGTTGAAGTGGCTGCCAAGTATGCCGAAGCCGACGTTGCCAATAAGGTCAACGCTCGCCTCGCTGCAATCAAGTCCGAGGAAGCTCCTAAAGCATAG
- the rpmF gene encoding 50S ribosomal protein L32: MAVPKRKTSTARRDKRRTHWKMEVPAMATCDHCGSVKRPHRVCPVCGFYNGVEVVDMKGAEA, encoded by the coding sequence ATGGCAGTACCTAAGAGAAAAACTTCGACCGCTCGTCGTGACAAGCGCCGCACCCACTGGAAGATGGAAGTGCCGGCTATGGCTACCTGCGATCATTGCGGTTCCGTGAAGCGTCCGCATCGCGTGTGCCCGGTTTGCGGCTTCTACAACGGTGTGGAAGTTGTTGACATGAAGGGTGCCGAAGCTTAA
- a CDS encoding DUF177 domain-containing protein: MRINIAQKLTDSEDQRVVWSHADAPEIFDELHLKGDLVAEVLVSPEGNGKCLVTGTISGVQTLTCVRSLDLFDRPFETEIVVEVERGACAAQELHDDDDDVFAYTIPQTQDFVDVSECVRQLVTLQEPIAPVKNPDEDFIFVTNNQAGDGADAEKPLDPRWEKLKALKSKMENRS, encoded by the coding sequence TTGAGAATAAATATCGCACAAAAACTTACTGATTCCGAAGACCAACGAGTGGTCTGGTCCCATGCCGACGCTCCTGAAATCTTCGACGAACTGCACCTCAAGGGCGATCTGGTAGCCGAGGTGCTGGTTAGCCCCGAAGGCAACGGCAAGTGCCTTGTGACCGGTACTATCTCTGGAGTGCAAACACTCACTTGTGTCCGCAGCCTGGATCTTTTTGACCGTCCGTTCGAAACCGAGATTGTTGTCGAGGTGGAACGCGGAGCATGCGCTGCACAGGAACTTCATGACGACGACGATGATGTTTTCGCCTACACGATTCCGCAGACACAGGACTTCGTAGATGTTTCCGAGTGCGTCCGACAGCTGGTGACCCTACAGGAACCCATTGCGCCCGTGAAAAATCCTGACGAAGATTTTATCTTTGTAACAAACAATCAAGCTGGCGATGGAGCCGATGCTGAAAAGCCGCTCGACCCACGCTGGGAAAAACTCAAAGCTCTTAAGAGCAAAATGGAAAACAGGAGTTAA
- a CDS encoding fibro-slime domain-containing protein produces MWYQGFLKKALFSALLSFAVGAVYAANGSSSIYKDRSSTSFTKTSKKVVRFLTPWTNTSAILYVNGDSAAVMHKIDNYCGWFEAKADYSNSGLSVSFKQTIGNKYYGAEGVVNSKVDIGSEISLDSVAALADTIWVRSYQWDAPQLFTQYPGVLGDCPTKKLPVMMFDWYDGSYKNVAKYHPETRSAALGGTTVRGGTGISSDFGGDNVHLCWPTVPAAGQKGEEYEGFDYRTEYAPSIGKSIQGMVESTLGPNGVPVRNESFDWAGSCRNAEYLNHWFIPETLVVKNGISYTNAACRDLTLILDDDGIWRGQMDMQADSSTGEKLGGMFLLDDFQYLDSAKTIPNPHYDSIPNNDAGDGTYHNYGISMKVQAKFEYVRGQYFEFLGDDDVWVFINNKLVVDIGGVHDRRNGAVDLDTLGLVEGKEYTFHIFYTERYKYQGNFKMRTSMDLKTEASLILVSDIRDNIKNYDIWQANKKEALSCDFSANALMDTTGGHSTYKLSGGSLAEPENLNIGVWYEGINITSDTTFSIDSAAIAEHYALSPGHYFIEITLKSDPSQTQKVEFVVPPYSIPSIAFADSSWKILGNEVSGDTLQIGKLAYEIYPVHISFLEEWAQVNNYNKKVNLTVSDTLIDILDASGSKISTVSLDSDGHATFYLRANGEVSNATLTAQGAAATASHWVNLKFELPPIPQVVAAKIFDRNGDGRGDSLHVKFDRVVGAGSTLDSLQFKFGENFPVYGASRIVVNGDEVIVTSNANCAPETACGFGSKQFTGGESEIYTGSMTTWFTYVDSDRKSYHFQIANTPVEDHIGPIILAAESQKNNSGGRLLSLTFSEAISDSTRAYYASMFEFTCNRNGTSTTPDSPITALGHGSTMTLVYAASINDDAIPTSGDLIRFAPEWNLTCARDLSNNAPHLNNPWVFITGEQSLSVESPNLVTISAENPIIANTKTTQPILITDNSLTAQQIGDSLGVQGNLIDFDIYKVIQEETQKEISALDAYFDKLIVEAEDDTVYSTSTISEAEALKQLFDDIASGIVTESYGISATVIEAVQTGALTSENYKSSSLLTALDIAAIDNLKQKNIDESRQTNMTIIPASNVTTSDIFAAIISGAISESDLLSAGISKDVISAIKDGTITADNISSYRTAEQTLMSADQVTLAYTTRYYSHLGHYIDKSSGTISCSTAEVYGEGGCAANKGRLFLAWNMRSKSGRLVGTGVYIARLHIKLYVAGQKKMDMTMDKSWGVRR; encoded by the coding sequence ATGTGGTATCAAGGTTTTCTGAAAAAAGCCCTTTTTTCGGCTCTTTTATCGTTCGCAGTCGGCGCTGTGTACGCCGCAAACGGCAGTTCTTCTATATATAAAGATAGAAGCTCGACAAGTTTCACCAAAACCAGCAAAAAGGTCGTTAGATTCCTGACGCCCTGGACAAACACATCCGCCATTCTTTACGTCAATGGCGATTCGGCAGCCGTAATGCACAAGATTGACAATTACTGCGGCTGGTTCGAAGCCAAAGCGGACTATTCCAACAGCGGATTGTCCGTATCGTTCAAGCAAACCATCGGCAACAAGTATTACGGCGCAGAAGGCGTCGTCAACAGCAAAGTCGATATCGGAAGCGAAATTTCGCTCGACAGCGTCGCCGCCCTCGCCGACACCATCTGGGTCCGCAGCTATCAATGGGACGCACCACAGCTCTTTACGCAATACCCCGGCGTTCTTGGCGATTGCCCCACCAAAAAGCTGCCCGTCATGATGTTTGACTGGTACGACGGCAGCTATAAGAATGTAGCCAAATACCACCCCGAAACGCGAAGTGCAGCACTTGGCGGCACAACTGTCCGCGGCGGAACCGGAATCAGCTCCGATTTCGGCGGCGACAACGTTCACTTATGCTGGCCTACCGTACCCGCCGCAGGGCAAAAAGGCGAAGAGTACGAAGGTTTTGACTACAGAACAGAATACGCCCCGAGTATCGGAAAGTCGATTCAGGGCATGGTGGAAAGCACCTTGGGCCCCAACGGAGTCCCCGTTCGCAACGAATCCTTCGATTGGGCAGGAAGCTGCCGCAATGCGGAATATTTAAACCATTGGTTTATCCCCGAAACGCTGGTGGTGAAAAACGGAATATCCTATACCAACGCAGCATGCAGGGATTTGACTCTTATTTTGGACGACGATGGCATTTGGCGAGGCCAGATGGACATGCAGGCCGATAGCTCGACTGGCGAAAAACTGGGCGGAATGTTCTTGTTAGACGACTTCCAATATCTGGACAGCGCAAAGACTATCCCCAACCCGCATTACGATTCAATCCCCAACAATGACGCTGGCGACGGAACATACCATAACTACGGTATATCCATGAAGGTCCAGGCAAAATTTGAATATGTAAGGGGCCAGTATTTTGAATTCTTGGGTGACGACGATGTTTGGGTATTCATCAACAATAAATTAGTGGTTGATATTGGCGGTGTACATGACCGTCGAAACGGTGCCGTAGACTTGGATACCTTAGGGCTTGTTGAAGGCAAAGAATATACATTCCATATTTTCTATACCGAACGCTACAAGTACCAAGGCAACTTCAAAATGCGCACTTCGATGGACTTGAAGACCGAAGCAAGCTTGATCTTGGTTTCGGATATTCGAGATAACATCAAGAATTACGACATTTGGCAAGCGAACAAGAAGGAAGCCCTTTCTTGCGATTTCTCGGCGAACGCGCTGATGGACACCACCGGCGGACATTCGACATATAAACTCTCTGGAGGCTCCCTTGCGGAACCTGAAAATCTCAATATTGGCGTTTGGTACGAAGGCATCAACATTACAAGCGATACGACATTCTCTATCGATTCTGCCGCCATCGCCGAACATTACGCTTTGAGCCCCGGACACTACTTTATCGAAATCACGCTCAAGTCCGACCCCTCGCAGACGCAGAAGGTAGAATTCGTCGTTCCGCCCTATTCCATTCCGAGCATCGCATTTGCCGATTCCAGCTGGAAGATTCTCGGCAACGAAGTTTCGGGCGACACATTGCAAATTGGCAAGTTGGCCTACGAAATATACCCGGTGCATATTTCGTTCCTTGAAGAATGGGCTCAAGTCAACAATTACAACAAGAAAGTCAACTTGACCGTTTCGGATACATTGATTGACATTCTCGATGCAAGCGGCAGCAAGATTTCTACCGTCTCGCTCGATTCCGATGGACACGCCACTTTCTACCTACGCGCCAATGGCGAAGTTTCTAACGCCACGCTCACCGCACAAGGCGCTGCGGCAACTGCATCTCATTGGGTCAATCTCAAATTCGAATTACCTCCGATTCCGCAAGTCGTTGCAGCCAAGATTTTCGACAGAAACGGCGATGGACGAGGCGATAGTCTGCATGTAAAATTCGACAGAGTCGTCGGCGCTGGCAGCACCCTTGACTCCTTGCAATTCAAGTTCGGTGAGAACTTCCCCGTATATGGCGCAAGCCGTATCGTCGTCAACGGCGACGAAGTCATTGTGACGTCCAATGCGAATTGCGCACCGGAAACCGCTTGTGGCTTTGGCAGCAAGCAGTTTACAGGCGGTGAATCCGAAATCTATACAGGTTCCATGACAACATGGTTCACCTATGTCGACTCGGATCGCAAAAGCTACCATTTCCAGATTGCAAACACCCCCGTCGAAGACCACATCGGCCCCATCATTCTTGCTGCCGAAAGCCAGAAGAACAATAGCGGAGGACGCCTGTTAAGCCTCACGTTCAGTGAAGCAATTTCGGACAGCACAAGGGCTTATTATGCCAGCATGTTTGAATTCACATGCAACAGGAATGGTACAAGCACCACTCCGGATAGTCCGATTACGGCTCTTGGGCATGGCAGCACCATGACTCTTGTTTACGCCGCATCCATAAACGACGATGCCATCCCGACGAGCGGCGACCTCATCCGCTTTGCGCCAGAATGGAACCTGACATGTGCCCGCGACTTGTCCAATAACGCCCCGCATTTGAACAACCCCTGGGTTTTCATCACGGGTGAGCAGAGCCTTTCTGTCGAAAGCCCCAACTTGGTGACGATTTCTGCCGAGAACCCCATTATTGCAAATACAAAGACGACCCAGCCAATTTTAATTACGGACAATTCTTTAACGGCTCAACAAATCGGCGATTCGCTTGGCGTACAGGGTAACTTGATTGATTTCGACATCTATAAAGTCATTCAGGAAGAAACCCAAAAGGAAATTTCTGCATTGGACGCCTACTTCGACAAGCTCATTGTCGAAGCCGAAGACGATACGGTCTACAGTACTTCTACAATAAGCGAAGCTGAGGCTTTAAAGCAGCTCTTTGACGACATCGCAAGCGGTATCGTTACAGAATCCTACGGCATTAGCGCAACCGTCATCGAAGCGGTCCAAACAGGAGCGCTGACTTCCGAGAATTACAAGAGCAGCAGCCTCTTGACCGCGCTTGACATTGCCGCCATCGACAACTTGAAGCAGAAAAACATTGACGAAAGCCGTCAAACGAACATGACGATTATCCCTGCTTCGAATGTTACGACGAGCGACATATTCGCCGCAATCATTAGCGGAGCCATCTCGGAAAGCGATCTTTTGAGCGCCGGTATCAGCAAGGATGTCATCAGTGCCATCAAGGACGGAACGATTACGGCCGACAACATCTCTAGCTACAGAACGGCAGAACAAACGCTGATGAGCGCAGACCAGGTCACCCTTGCGTACACGACAAGATATTACAGCCATCTTGGACATTACATTGACAAGTCCTCTGGCACAATATCTTGCAGCACAGCTGAGGTCTACGGTGAAGGTGGCTGCGCCGCCAACAAGGGAAGGCTATTCCTCGCTTGGAACATGCGCAGTAAAAGCGGTAGGCTTGTCGGAACGGGCGTCTATATCGCAAGGCTCCACATCAAGCTCTATGTTGCCGGTCAAAAGAAAATGGACATGACGATGGACAAGTCCTGGGGCGTACGCCGATAA
- a CDS encoding Ig-like domain-containing protein yields MGYFWNFRRNFAVSALCLSFWCIEASAEPLAFPEALGFGANVTGGRAGTVYHVTNLNDDGAGSFRDAVSQGNRIVVFDVGGIINIKTAVSIKSNITIAGQTAPGEGIAIHGGKLSTGKQSNIIIRYLRIRPGENTASTKDDALNLYDAKNVIVDHCSVELAPWNNFGGSSDNADYRVTGITVQNSLIANPIGQQFGAHIESIDGTWAWYYNAFVNTHNRNPLDKINDIFVNNILYNFEAGYTTHTSAKFKHDIVNNYFVYGPEGKNEWFQVDKNQSIYANGNLIDKNRDGVLNGGPTSIYYYQGPGEELKNPWNELTTKGPMLSAASAWRYVTSQSGVLPYDDIDSLIWHQVGTLGKEGALVKSVGAMGLKTNNGWGEVIAEKAATDSDKDGMPDYFEEAMGYDTAKDDAMTKEDDGYVRIEKYINWLGAMHAQMAGNGTLDFDLRTITRGFQEVKPSYTVSAAENGSVELQKDGYTARFTPDKDFKGLASFKYTVKGNDNTEYTGRVEILVEKSANASEPPEQPRDSSETARDSSKTAQESTTAIRDVFRDARTIRNAPQTHKNSFHDLKGRRFEKQIPYRVMF; encoded by the coding sequence ATGGGATATTTTTGGAATTTTAGGCGAAATTTCGCGGTTTCGGCGCTCTGTTTATCGTTTTGGTGTATAGAAGCTAGCGCCGAGCCGCTCGCGTTTCCTGAAGCGCTGGGATTTGGCGCAAACGTTACGGGTGGCCGCGCGGGTACCGTTTACCACGTAACAAACTTGAACGATGACGGCGCAGGCTCATTCCGCGATGCAGTCAGTCAAGGGAACCGCATTGTCGTTTTTGACGTTGGCGGCATCATCAATATCAAAACTGCCGTTTCGATCAAGTCGAACATCACTATTGCCGGGCAGACAGCCCCAGGCGAAGGTATCGCCATTCACGGCGGAAAACTTTCGACAGGCAAGCAGAGCAATATCATCATCCGTTACTTGCGCATCCGTCCGGGCGAAAATACGGCGAGCACCAAAGACGACGCGCTCAACCTCTACGATGCCAAAAACGTCATTGTGGACCATTGCTCGGTAGAACTTGCTCCGTGGAATAACTTCGGAGGCTCTTCGGACAACGCAGATTACCGTGTCACTGGCATCACTGTGCAGAATTCGCTCATTGCAAACCCGATTGGCCAGCAGTTCGGCGCCCACATCGAATCCATTGACGGTACTTGGGCGTGGTACTACAACGCCTTCGTGAATACGCACAACAGAAACCCGCTCGACAAGATTAACGACATTTTCGTCAACAACATCCTTTACAACTTCGAAGCGGGCTACACGACACACACTAGTGCAAAATTCAAGCACGACATCGTGAACAACTACTTTGTCTATGGTCCAGAAGGCAAAAACGAGTGGTTTCAGGTCGATAAAAACCAGAGCATTTACGCAAACGGAAACCTAATCGACAAGAACCGCGACGGAGTGCTCAATGGCGGGCCAACAAGCATTTATTACTACCAGGGACCTGGCGAAGAACTGAAAAATCCGTGGAACGAGCTCACGACAAAAGGACCGATGCTGAGTGCGGCAAGCGCCTGGCGCTACGTGACCTCGCAAAGTGGCGTCCTCCCCTACGACGACATTGATTCGCTTATCTGGCACCAGGTCGGCACGCTCGGCAAGGAAGGCGCGCTCGTAAAATCCGTAGGCGCTATGGGCCTCAAAACAAACAACGGCTGGGGTGAAGTCATCGCCGAGAAAGCAGCCACAGATAGCGACAAAGACGGCATGCCGGACTACTTCGAAGAAGCAATGGGCTATGACACCGCAAAAGACGACGCCATGACCAAGGAAGACGACGGCTATGTGCGCATTGAAAAGTACATCAACTGGCTCGGCGCGATGCACGCACAAATGGCTGGCAACGGGACGCTCGATTTTGACTTGCGCACAATCACGCGTGGGTTCCAGGAAGTAAAGCCGTCTTACACCGTATCGGCTGCAGAAAACGGCTCGGTTGAATTACAGAAAGACGGCTATACCGCCCGATTCACTCCTGACAAAGATTTCAAGGGACTCGCCTCGTTCAAGTACACGGTCAAAGGGAACGACAACACCGAATACACGGGCCGCGTAGAAATACTCGTCGAAAAGTCCGCAAACGCAAGCGAGCCGCCGGAACAGCCGCGAGACTCCAGCGAAACTGCGCGAGACTCTAGCAAAACGGCGCAAGAATCCACAACGGCAATTCGAGATGTTTTCCGAGATGCGCGCACAATCCGCAACGCGCCTCAAACGCACAAAAATTCGTTCCACGATCTGAAAGGCCGCCGATTCGAAAAGCAAATTCCGTACAGGGTAATGTTTTAA
- a CDS encoding LamG-like jellyroll fold domain-containing protein yields MKNRQVYLKLSRNCVACVMSLAFSLSFLACSDSDDVAGGVTDIGNSIADLSDTLRYSGVVQDLQGRAVPAARVVAYLDNSKEIVDSLETVADSTGFFKLGPIPRISAKGSPRFYAESKGLSGLRGDGLSDVRLDTICIGPHKTVSGKIAGATSGYMRIQGTHLRSPISEDGSFAFDSIPAGYRMDLVYMQNDSAIAQLEFTALESKDSLKLPELSVNGEWLTSNDMPVIAEYYGFHYYLPYDYPENLPNGYGDPEIEVYLGMNRDINVLNHDSSVAENVNYVDGVNGKAVLLEPGQFIDLDTLNPTGGDFTLSLWTKWNGPNGEHQVLFCQRAYWSDSTSRFQWHYEVNSGTFAVMKGMPDYPGAVYFGDSTSVPVGEWAFLVLVSKNHMVSMYVNGKAVAIAGSDGAEFAGEFVPNELNRNVPFRIGGDEIGTETWNGVIDEVRVESIARSPEWINAMYERLKP; encoded by the coding sequence ATGAAAAATAGACAAGTTTATCTAAAGTTATCGCGTAATTGCGTTGCGTGCGTGATGTCGCTTGCGTTTTCGTTGTCGTTCCTGGCTTGCTCGGATAGCGATGATGTGGCCGGTGGAGTGACCGATATCGGAAATTCAATTGCGGATTTGTCTGATACGCTGAGGTATTCCGGTGTAGTGCAGGACTTGCAGGGGCGTGCTGTTCCTGCTGCGCGTGTCGTTGCCTACTTGGATAATTCGAAAGAAATTGTGGATTCGCTTGAAACGGTCGCTGATTCTACAGGGTTCTTTAAGCTAGGTCCGATTCCAAGGATCTCGGCGAAAGGTTCTCCGCGTTTCTATGCGGAATCCAAAGGGCTGTCCGGTTTGCGTGGCGATGGACTCTCTGACGTAAGGTTGGATACGATTTGTATTGGTCCGCATAAGACTGTAAGTGGAAAAATTGCCGGGGCGACTTCTGGTTATATGCGCATTCAGGGAACTCATTTGCGTTCTCCTATCAGTGAAGATGGCTCATTTGCGTTCGATTCCATTCCGGCGGGCTATAGAATGGACCTTGTGTACATGCAGAATGATTCGGCAATTGCGCAGCTCGAATTCACGGCGCTGGAATCGAAGGATTCGCTTAAGTTGCCTGAACTTTCGGTCAATGGGGAATGGCTTACGAGCAACGATATGCCTGTTATTGCGGAATACTATGGTTTCCATTATTACCTTCCGTATGATTATCCAGAAAATCTCCCGAATGGGTATGGCGACCCGGAAATTGAAGTTTATCTCGGCATGAACCGCGATATCAATGTGCTCAACCATGATTCTTCTGTTGCGGAAAACGTAAACTATGTAGATGGTGTGAACGGCAAGGCGGTGCTTTTGGAACCGGGACAATTTATCGACTTGGATACGCTTAATCCAACGGGCGGCGACTTTACACTTTCGCTTTGGACCAAGTGGAATGGCCCCAACGGCGAACACCAGGTGTTGTTTTGCCAGCGAGCTTATTGGAGTGATTCTACATCGCGATTCCAGTGGCATTATGAGGTGAATAGCGGAACGTTTGCCGTAATGAAGGGTATGCCGGACTACCCTGGGGCAGTGTATTTCGGGGATTCAACATCCGTGCCTGTTGGGGAGTGGGCTTTCCTTGTGCTCGTTTCCAAGAATCACATGGTGAGCATGTATGTGAACGGTAAAGCGGTAGCGATCGCAGGTTCCGATGGAGCTGAATTTGCAGGGGAATTTGTGCCGAACGAGCTGAATCGTAACGTCCCCTTCCGCATTGGTGGCGACGAAATTGGGACTGAAACTTGGAATGGTGTGATTGACGAAGTTCGCGTTGAATCAATCGCCCGTAGCCCTGAATGGATCAATGCCATGTATGAGCGGCTGAAGCCTTAA